Proteins found in one Alphaproteobacteria bacterium genomic segment:
- a CDS encoding prepilin-type N-terminal cleavage/methylation domain-containing protein yields MRGAGFRKKGFTLVEMSVVLVIAGLLIFGISVGYVLKKNATLKSIVDDMGAVNTAVHEFEKTYGGLPGDLWNATEKFGATNTNNGNGNGSIDGTEHVLFWQHLQLAGLIKGSYDGATNKPGIGVMKAPYPQSGYYVTSVNNVFRIGIAIYSDTDNSGTIDRVDTEDRIAVLSPSDAKYLDERYDDGDPTKTSGIIYGFEGSSASGTCVSGGKYNTPNDGIACRLEMVLGREN; encoded by the coding sequence ATGCGTGGCGCTGGTTTTCGTAAAAAAGGGTTTACCCTGGTTGAAATGTCGGTAGTTCTTGTGATTGCCGGCTTGCTAATATTTGGCATCAGCGTAGGTTACGTACTTAAAAAAAATGCTACGCTTAAATCGATTGTCGATGATATGGGAGCGGTGAATACAGCCGTTCATGAATTTGAAAAAACCTATGGTGGCTTACCTGGTGATTTATGGAATGCCACTGAGAAATTTGGCGCAACCAATACGAATAACGGTAACGGGAATGGATCGATTGATGGTACCGAGCATGTATTATTTTGGCAGCATTTGCAGCTGGCTGGCTTAATCAAAGGCTCTTATGATGGTGCAACCAATAAACCGGGAATTGGTGTGATGAAAGCACCGTATCCCCAAAGTGGCTATTATGTTACCTCGGTCAATAATGTGTTTCGTATCGGCATTGCTATCTATAGTGATACTGATAACAGCGGAACCATCGACCGTGTCGATACCGAGGACCGCATAGCCGTGCTGAGTCCATCGGATGCAAAATATCTCGATGAACGTTATGATGATGGCGATCCCACCAAAACCTCTGGTATTATTTATGGGTTTGAAGGCTCAAGCGCTTCAGGGACTTGTGTCAGCGGTGGTAAATATAACACGCCCAATGACGGTATTGCCTGTCGGTTGGAAATGGTGTTAGGACGTGAGAATTAA
- a CDS encoding TolC family protein, with product MDGFVERPGLIMFVNHVRKLHFLIVALSLIGFASTPLTARANDSFDPLRTHTAGNATPLPTQCPQTIDPAKSYTLNDIIALALCHNPKTQHSWERFLASQARLGSARGAYLPTIEGELNYGNNRGSATGSTTSTKPKETLTDALTLDYLLFDFGQREASVQRTKQTLLAANYTHNTTLQSVIFDTLKSYYDFYGATAELDAAKESEESSKVSFDAASFREQIGAAPMVEKLKAETAYSQAKLTRIQAENTLAKSKGALLTNIGFDSNQTIQLADPAMNEPTPETSKHSIDEMITHAKTAHPSLLAAQANVDKSKSDLALARRGLLPSISLNSSIGESHGLSNATFDHSTSTIGIQMSIPLFSGFSKIYDINAARHDLAAAKAQQQQTAQSISQDIWNAYQDLDTINQNLVTTSDLLTSATEAEKVALARYKSGAGSLIDLLDAQAQLASARQQRVASTYNWYVSKANLLRAMGSLDSFKQRD from the coding sequence ATGGATGGATTTGTTGAAAGGCCTGGTCTAATAATGTTTGTGAATCATGTTAGGAAACTCCATTTTCTTATAGTCGCACTGAGCTTGATAGGCTTCGCCTCCACCCCGCTTACAGCAAGGGCAAATGATTCGTTTGATCCACTTCGCACCCACACAGCAGGCAATGCCACTCCACTACCAACCCAATGCCCGCAAACCATCGACCCGGCAAAATCCTATACCCTCAATGACATCATTGCTTTAGCCCTTTGCCACAATCCCAAAACCCAACATAGCTGGGAAAGATTTCTGGCTAGCCAGGCGCGCCTTGGCAGTGCACGAGGCGCTTACCTGCCAACGATTGAGGGCGAACTTAATTATGGCAATAACCGTGGCAGCGCCACCGGATCCACGACCAGTACCAAACCAAAGGAAACACTCACAGATGCCTTGACCCTCGATTACCTGCTGTTTGATTTTGGCCAGCGCGAAGCCAGCGTTCAACGCACTAAGCAAACATTACTGGCCGCCAATTACACCCATAATACCACCTTGCAATCGGTCATTTTTGATACGTTGAAATCCTATTATGATTTTTACGGTGCTACCGCAGAACTCGACGCCGCAAAGGAATCGGAAGAATCATCCAAGGTAAGTTTTGATGCAGCATCTTTCCGCGAACAAATCGGTGCCGCACCCATGGTTGAAAAATTAAAAGCAGAAACCGCTTATTCTCAAGCCAAGCTGACCCGTATCCAAGCCGAAAATACCCTGGCTAAATCCAAGGGGGCATTGCTGACCAATATCGGTTTTGATTCGAATCAAACCATTCAGCTGGCCGACCCTGCAATGAACGAACCCACTCCCGAAACCAGCAAACACTCTATCGATGAAATGATCACCCATGCTAAAACGGCACATCCTTCATTACTTGCCGCCCAAGCCAACGTTGATAAAAGTAAATCCGATTTAGCCCTGGCACGTCGAGGCTTGCTTCCCAGTATTTCCTTAAACAGCAGTATTGGCGAAAGCCATGGATTATCCAACGCTACTTTTGACCATTCCACCTCCACCATCGGCATACAGATGAGTATTCCCTTGTTTAGCGGCTTTTCTAAAATCTATGATATCAACGCCGCCCGCCATGATTTGGCCGCAGCCAAAGCACAGCAACAACAAACCGCACAAAGCATTTCCCAGGATATCTGGAATGCCTACCAGGACCTCGATACCATCAACCAGAACCTAGTCACCACCTCCGATTTACTCACAAGCGCCACCGAAGCCGAAAAAGTAGCCCTCGCCCGCTATAAATCAGGTGCTGGCAGTTTGATCGATTTGCTCGATGCCCAGGCACAACTTGCCAGTGCACGCCAGCAACGGGTGGCTTCTACCTATAATTGGTATGTGTCGAAGGCTAATCTGCTCAGAGCTATGGGATCGCTGGATTCGTTTAAGCAACGTGATTAA
- a CDS encoding MarR family transcriptional regulator, which yields MPVYDHEKSIGFLMGDVSRLMKRAFDTRIKELGISTSQWIVLMQICRQDGLSQIELAERVEIEQSTLVRHLDNLHMQGLVERKPDRLDRRIKRVYLKDKNHPLIKALEVEAEEARAMMLDKVGDEELKNAMHVLRHIKINLLNYSMKVEKQNE from the coding sequence ATGCCCGTTTATGATCATGAGAAAAGCATTGGTTTTTTGATGGGGGATGTTTCAAGGTTAATGAAACGAGCCTTTGATACCCGCATTAAGGAGCTAGGCATTTCTACATCGCAGTGGATTGTGCTCATGCAGATTTGCCGTCAGGATGGTTTAAGCCAGATTGAACTTGCTGAACGGGTTGAGATCGAGCAATCGACCCTGGTGAGGCATCTTGATAATTTGCACATGCAGGGGTTAGTAGAACGTAAGCCTGATAGGCTGGACCGGCGTATCAAGCGTGTCTATTTAAAAGATAAAAACCATCCATTGATCAAAGCATTAGAAGTTGAGGCAGAAGAGGCGCGCGCTATGATGCTTGATAAAGTAGGTGATGAAGAATTAAAAAATGCTATGCATGTTTTACGCCATATTAAGATCAACCTATTAAATTATAGTATGAAGGTGGAGAAGCAGAATGAGTAA
- a CDS encoding efflux RND transporter periplasmic adaptor subunit — translation MSKANPYLKILVTLLIMMAIGVGVWYRMGGKSSRAPESVLSEKAQPLAATKGKDAAPAASVITITMAPVSLHAALSAVGTLEAAESADLKAEYAGQVKAIPLQEGQLVKKGDVLVELDDSIAKADLAKANAVLANMKTQFGRSEELQKKNYISKQELDQSKSGYQEALAAADSARVRYDKTKIRAPFDGIAGLRNFSVGDYIEVGRLLTTVDKIDPVKVDFMVPEKNFGDIKSGLDVTIETDAFPGKPAQGTIYAVDSRINPDTRNFHAKATATNPEGFLRSGMFARINVRLGERTGILMVPEEAIYPKGTQQFVFVVKEGKAVLTKITPGQREKGAVEVVDGLHVGDEVIIEGVIRLRDGVPVKVLDKSAGATKAANQATDQNSHPDENKP, via the coding sequence ATGAGTAAAGCCAACCCCTATCTAAAGATTCTCGTTACACTCCTAATTATGATGGCTATCGGTGTTGGTGTTTGGTATCGCATGGGCGGTAAATCTTCCCGTGCGCCAGAATCGGTCTTGTCAGAAAAAGCTCAACCCTTAGCAGCAACGAAGGGGAAGGATGCTGCTCCGGCGGCCTCCGTGATAACCATTACAATGGCACCTGTATCCCTTCATGCGGCCCTCTCGGCTGTGGGTACTTTAGAAGCGGCGGAATCGGCTGATTTAAAAGCAGAATATGCCGGCCAGGTCAAAGCCATCCCTCTTCAAGAGGGGCAATTGGTTAAAAAAGGGGATGTGTTGGTGGAGCTGGATGATAGCATTGCCAAAGCAGATCTTGCCAAAGCCAATGCGGTGCTTGCCAATATGAAAACACAATTTGGCCGCTCTGAAGAACTGCAGAAGAAAAATTATATTTCTAAGCAGGAGTTGGATCAATCGAAATCAGGGTACCAGGAAGCATTGGCTGCTGCCGATTCGGCGCGGGTGCGTTATGATAAGACCAAAATCCGTGCGCCATTTGATGGCATTGCCGGTTTAAGGAATTTCAGCGTGGGTGATTATATAGAAGTGGGCAGGCTGTTGACCACGGTTGATAAAATCGATCCTGTAAAAGTGGATTTTATGGTTCCTGAAAAGAATTTTGGTGATATCAAATCGGGTCTTGACGTGACGATCGAAACCGACGCTTTTCCTGGAAAACCAGCGCAAGGTACTATTTATGCGGTTGATTCGAGGATCAACCCTGATACGCGTAATTTTCATGCCAAGGCCACAGCTACAAACCCTGAAGGATTCTTACGTTCGGGGATGTTTGCCAGGATTAATGTGAGGTTAGGGGAACGCACTGGTATTTTGATGGTACCAGAAGAAGCCATTTATCCGAAAGGAACCCAACAGTTTGTTTTTGTGGTGAAAGAAGGTAAAGCGGTGTTGACCAAAATAACACCTGGCCAGCGGGAAAAGGGGGCAGTAGAAGTGGTTGATGGATTGCATGTGGGCGATGAGGTCATTATTGAGGGGGTTATCCGCCTGCGTGATGGGGTGCCAGTAAAGGTACTTGATAAATCAGCCGGAGCCACCAAAGCCGCCAATCAGGCTACTGACCAAAACAGTCATCCAGATGAGAATAAGCCATGA
- a CDS encoding efflux RND transporter permease subunit, which yields MIISDTCIKRPVFATVINLFLILIGVVSFQRLSVREYPKIDEPVVTVETHYLGASAAIIESQVTKPLEESLAGIDGIEVMSSISRSEQSQITVRFKLVIEPDAAAADVRDRVARVRKMLPDEIDEPVISKVEADAQPILYLAFFSDRHSQMAISDFADRYVKDRVQNVTGVASATIVGERKKSMRIWLDPQQLAAFQLTPADVENALRKQNIEIPAGRIESSKREFTVLSETDLQTPKQFEAIIIKQNGDSFVRIGQVGKAEVAPEDERKVVRFNGHNAVALGIIKQATANPLEVSQGIRNLIPKIQASLPQGMRLAIAYDTSIFIDRSIKAVYHTIIEAIVLVLCVIFLFLRNVRSTLIPMVTIPISLIGVFVVMFMLGYTINTLTLLAMVLAIGLVVDDAIVMLENIYRHMEEGMPAMQAAYKGSREIAFAVIAMTITLAAVYAPIAFTEGKTGRLFIEFALTLAGSVIISGFIALTLTPMMCSRLLKYETRHGKAYTLVEESLKRLTNGYEKLLTWALHHHAFILMIGVAVAGSGVVFGTLLKSELAPVEDRGNIVTVTTAPEGATIDYMTDWMTNLEPIFKATPEVDTYFVVAGSPTVSQGIAFARLKPWEERHKTQQELTKEFTPKIVGALTGIMGFPTNPPSLGASIRSKPVQMELLTNGTYEELDGYISKILEAASKNPGLTNVDSNLKLNKPQLSILVDRDKVASVGVDIDELGRTLETMLGGRQVTRYKDGGKEYKVIVQTSDQKRERPQDLADIYIRSKSGEMIKLSNVLTIDEAVAPRQLDHFNQLRSAEVTASLAPGYTVGDALTYLEDKAREIIPSTMLIDYDGQSREFKQTSSSILTVFLLALMFIFLVLAAQFESWVSPFIILLTVPLSIAGALMVLYFAGGTLNVYSKVGLVTLIGLITKHGILIVEFANQHRHQGLDAYHAILHSAKLRLRPILMTTGAMVLGALPLVISHGAGAESRQQIGWVIIGGMSVGTLFTLFVIPVVYQLMARFTRVEEELK from the coding sequence ATGATTATTTCTGATACCTGTATTAAACGTCCGGTTTTTGCCACGGTTATCAATTTATTCCTTATTTTGATCGGGGTGGTTTCATTCCAGCGTTTATCGGTACGTGAATATCCTAAAATTGATGAACCGGTTGTGACCGTAGAAACACATTATCTGGGAGCTAGTGCTGCAATTATTGAAAGTCAGGTTACCAAGCCGCTGGAAGAATCCCTGGCGGGGATTGATGGCATTGAAGTCATGTCTTCTATTAGCCGTTCGGAACAAAGCCAGATTACGGTTCGTTTTAAACTGGTGATAGAGCCTGATGCCGCAGCAGCCGATGTACGTGACCGAGTGGCGCGCGTGCGGAAAATGTTGCCTGATGAAATTGATGAGCCGGTCATTTCTAAAGTGGAAGCGGATGCGCAGCCAATTTTATATCTGGCGTTTTTCAGTGACCGACATTCGCAAATGGCAATCTCTGATTTTGCCGACCGCTATGTCAAAGACCGCGTACAAAATGTCACAGGTGTGGCAAGTGCCACAATTGTGGGAGAGCGGAAAAAATCGATGCGGATATGGTTGGATCCTCAGCAGCTAGCGGCATTCCAATTAACGCCTGCCGATGTTGAAAATGCACTGCGAAAACAAAATATTGAAATTCCTGCTGGCAGGATAGAAAGCAGTAAGCGTGAATTTACGGTTTTATCGGAAACCGATTTGCAAACACCTAAACAATTTGAAGCGATTATTATTAAGCAAAATGGTGATTCATTCGTTCGGATCGGGCAGGTCGGTAAGGCCGAAGTCGCCCCCGAAGATGAACGAAAAGTCGTTCGGTTTAATGGCCATAATGCAGTAGCATTAGGAATTATTAAACAGGCAACGGCTAACCCGCTTGAAGTATCACAGGGTATCCGGAATTTAATTCCCAAAATCCAGGCATCATTGCCACAGGGGATGCGCTTAGCCATAGCCTATGATACCTCTATTTTTATCGATCGTTCTATCAAGGCTGTGTATCACACCATTATCGAGGCGATTGTGTTAGTGCTCTGTGTGATTTTCTTATTTTTGCGTAATGTCCGTTCCACCTTAATTCCGATGGTGACTATTCCCATTTCGTTAATTGGTGTGTTTGTCGTTATGTTTATGCTTGGCTATACCATCAATACCCTCACATTACTGGCGATGGTCCTGGCAATTGGTTTAGTGGTGGATGATGCCATCGTGATGTTGGAAAATATCTATCGCCATATGGAAGAAGGTATGCCAGCAATGCAAGCAGCTTATAAAGGGAGCCGTGAAATTGCCTTTGCCGTCATTGCTATGACGATAACGTTGGCGGCCGTGTATGCTCCCATTGCATTTACGGAGGGAAAAACTGGACGTCTGTTTATTGAATTTGCACTTACCCTTGCCGGTTCGGTTATTATTTCTGGCTTTATTGCGCTTACCTTAACACCGATGATGTGCTCGAGGTTATTAAAATACGAAACCCGTCATGGCAAAGCCTATACGCTGGTGGAAGAATCGTTGAAACGCTTGACGAATGGTTATGAAAAACTACTGACTTGGGCGCTTCATCACCATGCGTTTATCTTAATGATTGGCGTGGCAGTGGCGGGATCGGGGGTGGTGTTTGGTACATTATTGAAATCCGAATTGGCTCCTGTTGAAGATCGCGGCAATATCGTTACTGTGACCACAGCTCCCGAAGGGGCAACGATTGATTATATGACCGATTGGATGACGAATCTTGAACCTATTTTTAAAGCAACACCGGAAGTAGATACATATTTTGTGGTCGCCGGAAGCCCTACGGTGTCTCAAGGAATTGCGTTTGCACGGTTAAAGCCATGGGAAGAACGCCATAAAACCCAGCAGGAATTAACCAAGGAATTTACCCCCAAAATAGTTGGAGCACTGACGGGAATAATGGGATTCCCAACCAACCCTCCGTCGCTTGGTGCCAGTATTCGCAGTAAGCCGGTGCAAATGGAATTGTTGACCAATGGCACCTATGAAGAACTGGATGGTTATATCAGTAAGATTTTAGAGGCGGCTTCTAAAAATCCGGGCTTGACCAATGTCGATAGTAACTTGAAACTGAATAAACCCCAATTATCCATCCTGGTTGACCGTGATAAAGTAGCCAGTGTTGGTGTGGATATTGATGAATTGGGACGGACACTCGAAACCATGCTGGGAGGCAGGCAGGTGACCCGCTATAAAGATGGCGGCAAAGAATATAAAGTGATTGTGCAAACCAGTGATCAGAAACGCGAGCGCCCTCAGGATCTGGCTGATATCTATATTCGCAGTAAAAGCGGCGAAATGATCAAATTATCCAACGTGCTGACCATCGATGAAGCTGTGGCTCCGCGTCAGTTAGATCATTTTAATCAATTACGTTCGGCGGAAGTGACGGCAAGTCTTGCTCCTGGCTATACAGTAGGTGATGCACTTACCTACCTGGAAGACAAGGCTCGTGAAATTATCCCATCCACCATGTTGATTGATTATGACGGCCAATCGCGTGAGTTTAAACAAACCAGCTCCAGTATCCTGACCGTCTTTTTATTGGCGCTGATGTTTATCTTTTTGGTGCTGGCGGCTCAATTTGAAAGCTGGGTCAGCCCGTTTATCATTCTGTTGACCGTTCCGCTTTCGATCGCAGGGGCGTTGATGGTTCTGTATTTTGCGGGTGGTACATTGAACGTTTACAGTAAAGTGGGGTTAGTGACACTGATTGGTTTGATTACCAAACACGGTATCCTTATCGTTGAGTTTGCCAACCAGCATCGGCATCAGGGATTGGATGCGTATCATGCCATTTTACATTCCGCAAAATTGCGATTACGTCCTATTTTAATGACCACCGGTGCCATGGTGTTAGGCGCGTTACCTTTGGTTATTTCGCACGGTGCTGGTGCAGAAAGCCGCCAGCAAATTGGCTGGGTGATTATCGGCGGGATGTCGGTTGGAACATTATTTACCTTGTTTGTGATTCCAGTGGTCTATCAGTTGATGGCCAGGTTTACCCGGGTTGAGGAAGAGCTGAAATAA
- a CDS encoding monovalent cation/H+ antiporter subunit D family protein (subunit D of antiporter complex involved in resistance to high concentrations of Na+, K+, Li+ and/or alkali; contains an oxidoreductase domain; catalyzes the transfer of electrons from NADH to ubiquinone): MVTLFSLLSLAIVLPIICALLIMFCGRYANIRDTLMVVGSFSLVIVVYLLITHYLDGYTPLITWFNIIPHVDVTFALDPLGLLFALLVSVLWLMTSVYGIGYMRANDKPGQTRFFAYIALTIASTMGVALASNLFTLFICYECITLLTYPLVTYGKKEADLKAGRLYLAMLLFPSMVFLLPSMLIIWFHVGRLDFIQGGIIGDHIDPQLTIFLVLMTMYGASKAALMPLHRWLPAAMVAPIPVSALLHAVAVVNAGVFTILKLVIYIFGYQHLQTLSHTYQELEVLTWIAIITLIAASIIALRKDDFKQMLAYSTISHLAYVVLAASLFTPKAILAGILHMVGHALAKITMFFAAGNIATTHNKTKISELTGIGLQMPLTMACFTIAAFSLVGMPLTFGMYAKWYFFQGAFENANTTVMIVLFISTMLNIAYFFPIIYRAFFKKPVNQSFVPGINESPYPMMLALTLTACLIILLFIWPDRIMQLAHLALSPGGTP, translated from the coding sequence ATGGTAACACTTTTTTCTTTGTTATCACTGGCTATCGTGTTACCGATTATCTGCGCATTGCTGATCATGTTCTGTGGTCGCTATGCCAATATACGCGACACACTGATGGTCGTTGGCAGTTTTAGCCTAGTGATCGTGGTGTATTTACTGATAACACATTATCTGGATGGTTATACTCCTCTTATCACCTGGTTTAATATCATTCCTCACGTGGATGTCACCTTTGCCCTTGATCCATTAGGATTGCTCTTTGCTTTACTGGTATCGGTATTATGGCTGATGACGTCGGTTTACGGCATTGGTTACATGCGTGCCAATGACAAACCCGGACAAACCCGCTTTTTTGCGTATATAGCATTGACTATTGCTAGTACCATGGGGGTCGCATTAGCCAGCAACCTCTTTACGTTATTTATCTGTTATGAATGCATTACGCTGCTTACGTACCCGCTTGTTACCTACGGTAAAAAAGAAGCCGATTTAAAAGCCGGTCGTCTCTATTTGGCCATGCTGTTATTTCCATCCATGGTCTTTTTATTGCCATCGATGTTGATCATCTGGTTCCATGTCGGTCGTCTTGATTTCATTCAGGGTGGCATTATCGGCGACCATATCGATCCACAACTAACCATTTTTCTCGTATTAATGACGATGTATGGTGCCTCAAAAGCCGCGTTAATGCCACTGCATCGATGGTTGCCCGCAGCCATGGTGGCACCGATTCCTGTCAGCGCCTTGCTCCATGCTGTTGCGGTAGTCAATGCAGGGGTGTTCACGATTTTAAAATTGGTGATCTATATCTTTGGATACCAGCATCTCCAAACACTTTCCCATACGTATCAAGAGCTGGAGGTCTTAACGTGGATTGCCATTATCACGCTGATTGCTGCATCGATCATTGCGCTGCGCAAAGACGATTTCAAACAAATGCTCGCATACTCAACCATCAGCCATTTGGCCTATGTGGTTCTGGCAGCCAGTCTGTTTACTCCCAAAGCCATACTAGCAGGCATACTTCATATGGTCGGGCACGCGCTGGCTAAAATAACCATGTTCTTTGCCGCCGGTAATATTGCCACGACCCATAACAAAACAAAAATCAGCGAACTTACCGGTATTGGCCTACAAATGCCACTCACCATGGCCTGCTTTACGATTGCCGCATTTTCACTGGTAGGAATGCCACTAACCTTTGGCATGTATGCTAAATGGTATTTCTTTCAAGGTGCTTTTGAAAATGCCAATACCACGGTTATGATCGTATTGTTTATCAGCACAATGCTGAATATCGCTTATTTTTTTCCGATTATCTATAGGGCCTTTTTCAAAAAACCGGTGAATCAAAGTTTTGTACCCGGCATCAACGAATCGCCTTATCCAATGATGCTCGCCTTGACCCTGACAGCATGTCTTATCATTCTACTTTTTATATGGCCTGATCGCATCATGCAGCTTGCTCATTTGGCATTATCACCTGGAGGCACTCCATGA
- a CDS encoding monovalent cation/H+ antiporter subunit D family protein — protein MPDYFIILIVLLPLCAAPLCVLLSHRRLAWGAATLTCWASFAIAVTLLHHVLVSGPVTYMFGGWPVPMGIGYKIDLFNAMMLVLVTFIASVILPYAAQSITIEIQKEKQSVFYAVVMLYLTGINGILATNDAFNLYVFLEIASLATYALIAMGKSRRSLMSSFEYLVLGTIGATFYLIGIGLLYAMTGTLNIDDLAVRIKSAHDIQPLQAAFAFITLGLAMKMALFPLHQWLTNAYTYAPACISALLASTSTKISLYVLIRITFSLFGFDFAFNDIPFSAITGCLGILAMLAGSLLAIYQTDVKRMLAFSSVAQVGYIILGFSFATETGLTASITHMINDSLAKGCLFLVAGALLWQKADTSLYHLNGSAKQMPLCMAAMVIACASIVGIPFTGGFVSKWYFLFAAIRQDMWLSVVAILGSTIMASIYCWKLVEAAYVKDTLHPISAAKPLPLSMVLSIWMFTGAVIYVGIDTSFSVYLAEKVAIHFIQGATW, from the coding sequence ATGCCTGATTATTTCATCATCCTCATTGTTCTTTTACCCTTATGTGCAGCCCCCCTGTGCGTACTGCTTAGTCATCGCCGTCTGGCCTGGGGTGCGGCAACCTTAACCTGCTGGGCTAGTTTTGCCATCGCGGTGACACTTCTCCATCATGTGCTGGTGAGTGGACCTGTTACATATATGTTTGGAGGCTGGCCGGTTCCGATGGGTATTGGCTATAAAATTGACCTCTTTAACGCAATGATGTTAGTGCTGGTGACGTTTATAGCCTCCGTCATTCTTCCTTATGCTGCCCAAAGCATTACCATAGAAATTCAAAAGGAAAAACAATCCGTATTTTATGCGGTTGTCATGCTCTACCTTACGGGCATCAATGGCATTCTTGCAACCAATGATGCCTTTAATTTATACGTATTCCTTGAAATTGCCTCTCTTGCCACCTATGCCCTAATCGCCATGGGTAAATCAAGGCGCAGTTTAATGTCGAGTTTTGAATATCTGGTACTTGGAACAATTGGAGCCACCTTTTATTTGATTGGCATTGGCTTGCTTTATGCCATGACCGGCACACTCAATATTGATGATTTAGCCGTGCGTATTAAATCGGCGCATGACATTCAACCACTTCAGGCTGCTTTTGCGTTTATCACCCTTGGCCTTGCCATGAAAATGGCGCTTTTCCCACTCCATCAGTGGCTGACTAATGCCTATACCTATGCACCAGCGTGCATATCGGCATTACTGGCATCTACTTCCACCAAAATCAGCCTCTACGTATTGATCCGTATCACTTTTTCCCTGTTTGGGTTTGATTTCGCCTTTAACGATATTCCGTTCTCTGCCATTACCGGTTGCCTAGGAATTCTGGCCATGCTAGCTGGCTCGTTGCTGGCCATTTATCAAACAGATGTCAAGCGGATGCTCGCATTTTCAAGTGTCGCCCAGGTGGGCTATATCATCCTTGGCTTTAGCTTTGCTACCGAAACAGGGTTAACCGCCAGCATTACCCATATGATCAATGACAGCCTTGCTAAAGGCTGTTTGTTCCTGGTAGCCGGCGCTTTGCTTTGGCAAAAAGCGGATACCTCTTTGTATCATTTAAACGGCTCAGCTAAGCAAATGCCTTTATGTATGGCTGCAATGGTTATTGCCTGTGCCAGTATTGTCGGGATTCCTTTTACCGGCGGGTTTGTGTCTAAATGGTATTTTCTATTTGCTGCTATTCGTCAGGACATGTGGCTATCGGTTGTTGCGATCTTGGGTTCGACCATCATGGCCAGCATTTATTGTTGGAAACTGGTTGAAGCCGCGTATGTGAAAGATACACTGCATCCCATCAGCGCAGCAAAACCTCTGCCTTTAAGTATGGTGCTATCCATTTGGATGTTTACCGGTGCCGTTATTTATGTCGGGATTGATACCAGCTTTAGTGTCTATCTTGCCGAAAAGGTTGCCATTCATTTTATTCAGGGGGCAACATGGTAA
- a CDS encoding cation:proton antiporter subunit C codes for MNLTLDLIISHAHYWVSILLMMIGFFAVITQTNLVKKMVGLIIFQTSVLLLYISLGKINGAQAPIITDEHILYTNPLPHVLMLTAIVVGVSVLAVGLAIIVRIKESYGTIEEHDIVEQMDE; via the coding sequence ATGAATCTCACTCTAGACCTTATTATCAGCCATGCCCATTACTGGGTCAGCATCCTGCTTATGATGATTGGCTTTTTTGCGGTTATCACGCAAACCAATCTGGTCAAAAAAATGGTTGGGCTGATTATTTTTCAAACTTCTGTGCTCTTACTTTATATATCCCTTGGTAAAATAAACGGCGCTCAAGCTCCTATCATTACCGATGAACACATACTCTATACCAATCCATTGCCCCATGTACTCATGCTAACAGCCATTGTCGTAGGGGTTTCCGTACTGGCTGTAGGGCTGGCTATTATCGTTCGCATTAAAGAAAGCTATGGCACGATTGAAGAACATGACATTGTTGAACAGATGGATGAATAG
- a CDS encoding Na(+)/H(+) antiporter subunit B, which produces MTHHIILRVISILLFPFLLTFAIEIQMNGESTPGGGFQAGAILATAVILLAQIFGLKKAKQWLPLDMIKAFTCIGILIYAGTGFAGIAMKSAFLDYHLFSSTSTQSGQQLGIFLVELGVGLSVFSVIVLFYYLFAGRKA; this is translated from the coding sequence ATGACCCACCATATTATCCTTCGTGTCATCTCGATACTCCTGTTTCCCTTCTTGCTGACATTTGCCATTGAGATCCAAATGAATGGTGAGTCAACACCAGGCGGTGGTTTTCAAGCCGGTGCTATTTTGGCTACAGCCGTTATTTTGCTTGCACAAATATTTGGATTAAAAAAAGCTAAGCAATGGCTTCCACTTGATATGATTAAAGCATTTACCTGTATCGGGATACTCATTTATGCCGGCACAGGATTTGCCGGCATAGCCATGAAAAGTGCTTTTCTGGATTACCATCTCTTTTCGTCAACATCGACACAATCTGGTCAACAATTGGGGATTTTTCTGGTTGAATTAGGTGTGGGGCTTTCTGTCTTCTCCGTTATTGTCTTATTTTATTATCTCTTTGCAGGAAGAAAAGCATGA